In the genome of Flexistipes sinusarabici DSM 4947, one region contains:
- a CDS encoding glycosyltransferase family 2 protein: MNDLFFSVVIPLYNKEKYIAETIQSVLRQTYANFEIVVINDGSTDQSAETVKCLRDDRIRLIDQENQGVSVARNNGIKAAKNNWIAFLDGDDKWERDFLAEIKNAISLDSNFIGYATGYKKQDMQGNIYYPKLKKIPHERGKLNNYFLSSFFGNPIITSSSICLNKALLDTNNILNLFPPNIKRGEDLDAWTKLNLKNNIFFINKPLVTIKNVDGNTSNQQYRIDQSFNYNLWLNYKTNSKKKKFYILLLVMKREFGILKRLLRNKQYKDVPELKDRLLGKYK, translated from the coding sequence ATGAATGATTTGTTTTTTTCCGTAGTAATCCCACTATACAATAAAGAAAAATATATTGCAGAAACTATTCAATCAGTATTGCGCCAGACTTATGCTAACTTTGAAATAGTAGTTATTAATGACGGTTCGACTGATCAGAGTGCTGAGACAGTTAAATGTCTCCGAGATGATAGGATAAGGTTAATTGATCAGGAAAATCAAGGAGTTTCTGTCGCTCGAAATAATGGTATAAAAGCAGCAAAAAATAATTGGATTGCTTTTTTAGATGGTGACGATAAATGGGAACGAGATTTTTTAGCAGAAATTAAAAATGCGATTTCACTAGACAGTAATTTTATAGGATATGCTACTGGATACAAAAAACAGGATATGCAAGGTAATATATACTACCCTAAGTTGAAAAAAATTCCACATGAAAGAGGAAAGTTAAACAACTATTTTTTATCTTCTTTTTTTGGAAATCCTATTATAACTTCTTCAAGTATATGTTTAAATAAAGCATTGTTGGATACTAATAATATTTTGAACCTTTTTCCTCCTAATATAAAAAGGGGTGAAGATTTAGACGCATGGACAAAATTGAATTTAAAAAATAATATATTTTTTATTAATAAACCATTAGTTACTATTAAAAATGTTGATGGTAATACTTCTAATCAACAATATCGAATTGACCAGTCATTCAACTACAATCTTTGGTTAAATTACAAAACGAACTCTAAGAAAAAAAAGTTTTATATTCTTTTGTTAGTAATGAAAAGGGAATTTGGTATTTTAAAAAGACTATTGCGTAATAAACAGTATAAAGATGTCCCTGAGCTTAAGGATCGATTGTTGGGTAAATATAAATGA
- a CDS encoding IS1380-like element ISFsi1 family transposase: MSKLNYKLERSNDKITPFGGISLLIPLLDKMGIRDFLDKELDHPGSNRGKPPSSKIIPVILSMICGGRSFSDIDKLSFDKVLSYISGIEDIPDSSSISRYFSKTESMLDEVAVNKTISKLGSLNYKIVKDALKRENLFSVTLDQDATYAKVYKRDAKYCYKKFKAYSSMTCFIGESGYCIDEEFREGNVSAQVGILEQLQRVHKYLESCGIEVSNVRNDSAGYQSKVLNYCFDNDLTFFIGGDLDSSVRKGINHIPSDSWKRYRNRYGDESDNEEIAEFIHCMENTKESFRIIVVRKKIESDNPTVPELLGDKYEYRVIATNSKLDAEKVVHFYNLRGVCEYNIKEAKYGFNLKSFPSGNLAGNGLWFKTGVLAYNLIMYLKRIIMGGVYKNKEMGSIRYQVISIAGKLVSHGGNKLKLCCSVDMFKKMEQWRTECLTL; encoded by the coding sequence ATGAGCAAACTAAACTACAAATTAGAAAGAAGCAATGATAAAATTACCCCATTTGGTGGAATATCTTTGTTAATCCCACTGTTAGATAAGATGGGCATCCGAGATTTCCTTGATAAAGAACTTGATCATCCAGGCTCTAACAGAGGCAAACCGCCATCTTCTAAAATAATTCCTGTTATTCTATCGATGATATGCGGTGGCAGGAGTTTCAGTGATATCGACAAACTTTCTTTTGATAAGGTTTTAAGCTATATCAGCGGTATTGAAGATATCCCGGATAGTTCCAGCATCAGTAGGTATTTTTCAAAAACAGAAAGCATGTTGGATGAAGTAGCAGTTAATAAAACAATCAGCAAACTGGGCAGTCTCAACTATAAAATAGTGAAAGATGCTTTAAAAAGAGAAAATTTATTTTCAGTTACTCTGGATCAGGACGCCACTTATGCAAAGGTGTATAAAAGGGATGCCAAGTATTGTTATAAGAAATTTAAAGCATACAGTTCTATGACGTGTTTTATAGGAGAGAGCGGTTATTGTATAGACGAGGAATTTCGGGAAGGCAATGTAAGTGCCCAGGTTGGCATACTTGAACAGCTTCAGAGAGTCCATAAATATCTTGAATCTTGTGGTATAGAAGTATCCAATGTTCGTAATGATTCTGCCGGTTACCAATCTAAAGTATTGAATTACTGTTTTGATAACGATTTAACGTTTTTTATAGGAGGTGACCTTGATAGTTCAGTTCGTAAAGGAATAAATCATATACCATCTGATTCATGGAAAAGATATAGAAATAGGTATGGAGATGAAAGCGATAATGAGGAAATAGCAGAGTTTATTCACTGTATGGAAAACACTAAGGAGAGTTTCCGTATAATAGTTGTTCGTAAGAAAATTGAGTCAGACAACCCCACAGTTCCGGAGCTTCTTGGTGATAAATATGAATATCGTGTTATTGCAACTAATTCAAAACTGGATGCAGAAAAGGTGGTACATTTTTATAATTTGCGCGGTGTTTGTGAATACAATATAAAAGAAGCAAAGTATGGTTTTAATTTAAAAAGCTTTCCTTCGGGTAATCTTGCGGGTAACGGCTTATGGTTTAAGACAGGAGTACTGGCATATAATCTGATTATGTACCTCAAACGAATCATAATGGGAGGTGTCTATAAAAATAAAGAGATGGGTAGTATACGTTATCAGGTCATATCTATAGCGGGGAAACTTGTGTCCCACGGCGGTAATAAACTGAAGTTGTGCTGCAGTGTGGATATGTTCAAAAAAATGGAACAGTGGAGGACAGAATGTTTAACGTTGTGA
- a CDS encoding sulfotransferase family protein, translating to MNKSFYVIIGVQKSGTTTIYDLLGRNKDIYAPEELKDFHIFNDVLKNYKFIKKYETNVNKSLHCGVNYITDKISIKEILKFNPDTKFLLILRDPIKRAISAYKYALRMGMETKNFQDAIEVEMNKKDYDKIEPNKDYLIHGLYYKQITENLLPYTFNKKNIGIFLYEDIFRNDDIFLSDIINFLGINNFEYPSMLQKNVQGEPIFKSLNRIFYHQSKLKSLIASFIPLKARSKIKQIVYENNYIKAKKDQDVKYDFKLLKDFFYKDVNNLSTIINRDLRDVWLHEK from the coding sequence ATGAATAAAAGTTTTTATGTGATCATCGGTGTTCAAAAATCTGGTACCACTACAATTTATGATCTATTGGGCAGAAACAAAGACATATATGCTCCTGAAGAGCTAAAAGATTTCCATATTTTTAATGATGTGTTAAAAAACTATAAATTTATTAAAAAGTATGAAACAAATGTTAATAAGAGTTTGCATTGTGGAGTTAATTATATAACTGATAAAATTAGTATAAAAGAAATATTAAAGTTTAATCCAGATACAAAATTTCTGCTCATTTTACGAGACCCAATAAAAAGGGCTATATCTGCTTATAAATATGCACTTAGAATGGGTATGGAAACTAAAAATTTTCAAGATGCTATAGAAGTGGAAATGAATAAAAAAGATTATGATAAGATAGAGCCAAATAAGGACTATTTGATTCATGGCCTCTATTATAAACAAATAACAGAAAATTTATTACCATATACTTTTAATAAAAAAAATATTGGTATTTTCTTGTATGAAGATATTTTTAGAAATGATGATATTTTTCTCTCCGATATTATAAACTTTTTAGGTATTAATAACTTTGAATATCCAAGTATGTTACAGAAAAATGTGCAAGGGGAACCAATTTTTAAAAGCTTAAACAGGATTTTTTACCATCAAAGTAAGTTAAAAAGTCTTATTGCAAGTTTTATTCCTTTAAAAGCCAGATCTAAGATAAAACAAATTGTATATGAAAATAACTATATAAAAGCAAAAAAAGATCAAGATGTGAAATATGATTTTAAATTATTAAAAGATTTTTTTTATAAGGATGTAAATAACTTATCCACTATCATAAATAGAGATTTACGGGATGTTTGGCTGCATGAAAAGTAA
- a CDS encoding glycosyltransferase family 4 protein, translated as MNKILFILHYPPPVHGAAIMGKYIKESHIINNKFITKFIRLGTTNNFNERQRTTLHKIIRFAKLILRCFTTNFIFNPDLIYMSISSKGMGFYKDALIILILKVTGRKFIYHFHNKGVRTRQDKWLDNILYKIIFKNADVILLSQHLYTDIEKYVPENRVHYCSNGIPEISIENDRLRYDKEIVNILFFSNLIESKGVFVLLEACNILKEKQLLFRCIFAGVEGDITADNFYKRVNVLNLSDYVEYLGSKYGKDKEDLFLTIDIFAHPTFEDCSPLVLIEAMQYSLPIISTYEGGIPDIIEDRANGFLVNQLNSEAVADKLEFLIKNPEMRKKMGETGRQKYLEQFTLNKFEKQISNILEISIKK; from the coding sequence TTGAATAAAATATTATTTATATTGCACTATCCCCCACCAGTTCATGGGGCTGCAATTATGGGGAAATACATAAAAGAAAGTCATATTATCAATAATAAATTTATAACAAAATTTATTAGACTAGGTACTACAAATAATTTTAATGAAAGGCAAAGAACTACTTTACATAAAATAATTAGATTTGCTAAGTTAATATTAAGATGCTTTACTACTAATTTTATATTTAATCCAGATTTGATTTATATGAGTATTTCATCAAAAGGTATGGGGTTTTATAAAGATGCTTTAATAATATTGATCTTAAAAGTTACTGGTAGGAAATTTATATACCATTTTCATAACAAAGGTGTGAGAACAAGACAGGATAAGTGGCTGGATAATATTCTTTACAAAATAATTTTTAAGAATGCTGATGTGATTCTTTTATCTCAACATCTTTACACAGATATTGAAAAGTATGTTCCTGAGAATAGAGTACACTATTGCTCTAATGGAATACCGGAAATTAGTATAGAAAATGATAGACTAAGATATGACAAGGAAATTGTAAATATATTGTTTTTTTCCAATCTTATAGAATCAAAGGGTGTTTTTGTTTTGCTGGAAGCATGCAATATATTGAAAGAAAAGCAATTGTTATTTCGCTGCATTTTCGCCGGAGTAGAGGGTGATATTACGGCTGACAATTTCTATAAAAGAGTTAATGTATTGAATTTATCTGATTATGTTGAGTATTTAGGATCTAAGTATGGAAAGGATAAGGAAGATTTATTCTTGACTATTGATATTTTTGCACATCCTACTTTTGAAGACTGTTCGCCATTAGTTTTGATTGAAGCAATGCAGTATAGCTTACCAATTATTTCAACCTATGAAGGTGGAATCCCAGATATTATAGAAGATAGAGCAAATGGTTTTCTGGTCAATCAGTTGAATTCAGAAGCAGTTGCAGATAAGCTGGAGTTTCTAATAAAAAATCCGGAAATGCGCAAAAAAATGGGAGAAACTGGAAGACAAAAGTATTTGGAGCAGTTTACTTTAAACAAATTTGAAAAACAAATCTCAAATATACTAGAGATATCAATTAAAAAATAA
- a CDS encoding O-antigen ligase family protein: MKSKIFFISFVVILFVIGDLQQEYPNFFVRYFKYMIFIVPFTYLLVLKKTNLMVQTFFYPFIFLIFWNVMFSPFSSLLNFRSLVVFIVPLLFFSTNLVENIYEKSLIKISIPIVIYFLIFKSQSAVNESLYDTLLSMNSSGAESFLLPFLLGFFAIFYFLINRYKLSFLFLAATLLSAKRSVIIACIAVILLSFFVPKKSNKKSYLLLGLLLNFITIFVLFLFINGFFDGYLESFLGVKSIGAFTSGRFSIYTYVFNNFYDLSLWNKLTGIGYGEISFYIGNYFNKGAWNSHSEVLRLMTEIGIIGSFIFITLLYNVRNKNQFLLTFFFNMLMVFTNILTYPVAMFLYLMMMYYFYNYENNKINKQVFHKLYVLKYKNRYYKLVSTRCK, translated from the coding sequence ATGAAAAGTAAAATTTTTTTTATTTCCTTTGTTGTTATTTTATTTGTAATAGGAGATTTGCAACAAGAATACCCTAATTTTTTCGTAAGATACTTTAAATATATGATTTTTATAGTTCCCTTTACGTATTTATTAGTTTTAAAGAAAACCAATTTAATGGTTCAAACTTTTTTTTATCCTTTTATTTTTCTTATTTTTTGGAACGTAATGTTTAGCCCTTTTAGCTCTCTTTTAAACTTTAGATCACTGGTTGTATTTATAGTACCTCTTTTGTTTTTTTCAACTAATCTTGTTGAAAACATTTATGAAAAGTCATTGATTAAAATTAGCATACCTATTGTAATCTATTTTTTAATATTTAAATCACAGTCAGCAGTTAATGAAAGTCTATATGATACTTTACTATCAATGAATTCCTCAGGAGCTGAGTCTTTCTTGTTACCATTTCTTTTAGGATTTTTTGCGATTTTTTATTTTTTAATTAATAGGTATAAACTTTCTTTTTTATTTCTTGCTGCTACCTTATTATCTGCGAAAAGAAGCGTTATAATTGCTTGTATTGCAGTCATATTACTTAGTTTTTTTGTTCCGAAAAAAAGTAATAAAAAATCTTATTTGTTATTAGGTTTATTGTTAAATTTTATTACGATATTTGTGTTATTCCTATTTATCAATGGTTTTTTTGATGGTTATTTGGAATCTTTTTTAGGAGTGAAATCAATTGGAGCATTTACTTCTGGGAGGTTCTCAATATATACTTATGTTTTTAATAATTTTTATGATTTAAGTTTATGGAACAAATTAACGGGAATTGGTTATGGTGAAATTTCCTTTTATATTGGTAATTATTTCAACAAGGGGGCTTGGAATAGTCATAGTGAAGTATTAAGACTTATGACTGAGATTGGAATAATTGGTTCCTTTATTTTCATTACTCTTTTATATAATGTCAGGAATAAAAATCAGTTTTTATTAACATTTTTTTTTAATATGCTTATGGTCTTTACTAATATTTTGACTTATCCAGTTGCAATGTTCTTATATTTGATGATGATGTACTATTTCTATAATTATGAAAATAATAAGATAAATAAACAAGTTTTTCATAAATTATATGTTCTTAAATACAAAAATAGATATTATAAATTAGTGTCCACAAGGTGCAAATAA
- a CDS encoding WecB/TagA/CpsF family glycosyltransferase, which produces MNTKLSLMGFDIDTSIGVLGFNKNNQIVNTINPHSYCVAKTDSLFRKALANSDVLIPDGIGIVWAAKVIKKERIQRITGADLHEFLLNKLGKTGGKVFYLGSSQSTLNKIKERMNSEHPNINIEVYSPPYKKEFTKVENKKMIEAVNNFQPDVLFVGMTAPKQEKWTYQNQDLLDANVIASIGAVFDFYANTAKRAPKWMQKLGLEWLHRFFSNPKKLWKRVFVSTPIFLFDVFKYKFFFK; this is translated from the coding sequence ATGAATACTAAACTAAGTTTAATGGGCTTTGATATTGATACTTCAATTGGCGTTTTGGGATTTAATAAGAATAATCAAATAGTAAATACTATTAACCCTCATAGTTATTGTGTTGCTAAAACTGACTCTTTGTTTAGGAAAGCCTTAGCAAATTCGGATGTTTTGATTCCAGATGGTATAGGAATTGTTTGGGCTGCTAAAGTTATTAAAAAGGAAAGAATTCAGAGAATTACCGGTGCTGATTTACATGAATTTCTTTTAAACAAGCTTGGTAAAACAGGAGGTAAAGTTTTTTATCTAGGGTCATCACAATCAACTTTAAATAAAATTAAAGAGCGTATGAATAGTGAACATCCAAACATAAATATAGAAGTTTATTCTCCACCATATAAAAAGGAGTTTACTAAAGTAGAAAACAAAAAGATGATAGAAGCTGTTAATAACTTTCAACCTGATGTTTTGTTTGTAGGTATGACTGCCCCTAAACAGGAAAAATGGACTTATCAAAATCAGGATTTATTGGATGCAAATGTTATTGCTTCAATTGGTGCTGTGTTCGACTTTTATGCAAACACAGCAAAAAGGGCTCCGAAATGGATGCAAAAACTGGGATTGGAATGGCTTCATAGATTTTTTAGTAATCCAAAAAAACTTTGGAAAAGAGTTTTCGTTTCAACTCCGATATTTCTATTTGATGTTTTTAAGTATAAATTCTTTTTCAAATAG
- a CDS encoding porin — MKKVLIALVVLLFAASVYADSRLDLSGQMRVRGKTFENFSDFDDSNSSDEQSYFDQRFRIGGKINVAEGISANFRLDFMEETWGEYDTHSDPDVIDQDRGYLEIDKDMFMLRAGRQYFGLGNSIAVDTNGNGFLLKLKTPLEVTALYQKASEGGAKSDESSLLTEDQTVYGLNLGYSAEMVNGNVFYTTAISGDNADTPKGADKSVIGLQADGKAGMVAFNAEYNYFTGSDDNSSIDFVGSQLYLDGSANVGMAKVGAELFYAAGTDANDEEQITYINNWDSFTPVGGFADSDIVDVALPGNNSVFELASNSGSIGIAPYVSVSPMEKLSLAANVGYFEPQEDSVTDLNSLTVATLTANYKLYDNTGLKVQYGYASPDADTSGSVGDYPTDDAAQGFYGKLYVNF, encoded by the coding sequence ATGAAGAAAGTATTAATTGCATTAGTTGTACTGCTATTTGCAGCGTCTGTTTATGCAGACAGCAGACTTGACCTTAGCGGTCAGATGAGAGTAAGAGGTAAGACCTTTGAGAACTTTTCGGATTTTGATGATAGCAATAGTTCTGATGAGCAAAGCTATTTTGACCAGAGATTCAGAATTGGTGGCAAGATTAATGTTGCTGAGGGTATCAGTGCAAATTTCAGATTAGATTTTATGGAAGAAACATGGGGTGAGTACGACACTCACAGTGATCCAGATGTTATAGACCAGGACAGAGGATACCTTGAAATCGATAAAGATATGTTTATGCTTAGAGCCGGTCGCCAATATTTTGGTCTTGGTAACTCAATAGCTGTTGATACAAATGGAAATGGATTTCTGCTTAAGCTCAAAACACCTCTTGAAGTAACTGCATTATATCAGAAAGCATCTGAAGGTGGTGCTAAGTCAGATGAATCTAGTCTTCTAACAGAAGACCAAACAGTATATGGCTTAAACCTAGGATATAGCGCGGAAATGGTAAATGGTAACGTGTTCTATACAACTGCGATATCAGGAGACAACGCTGATACTCCTAAGGGTGCTGATAAAAGTGTAATCGGCCTGCAGGCTGACGGCAAAGCCGGAATGGTAGCTTTTAATGCTGAATATAACTATTTTACTGGCTCTGACGATAATTCAAGTATAGACTTCGTAGGAAGTCAGCTCTATCTAGATGGTAGCGCTAATGTAGGTATGGCTAAAGTTGGTGCTGAACTTTTCTATGCTGCTGGTACAGATGCAAACGATGAAGAGCAAATCACGTATATAAATAACTGGGATTCTTTTACTCCAGTTGGTGGTTTTGCTGACAGTGATATAGTTGATGTAGCTCTTCCTGGAAATAATTCTGTATTTGAGCTTGCTTCCAATTCAGGTTCTATAGGTATAGCTCCTTATGTTTCAGTAAGTCCTATGGAAAAATTAAGCTTGGCAGCAAATGTTGGTTATTTTGAACCTCAGGAAGACAGTGTTACAGATCTTAATTCTTTAACTGTAGCTACTTTAACTGCTAACTACAAACTTTATGACAATACCGGACTTAAAGTTCAGTATGGCTATGCATCTCCTGATGCTGATACAAGCGGTAGTGTAGGTGATTATCCTACTGATGACGCTGCTCAGGGATTCTATGGTAAGCTTTACGTAAACTTCTAA
- a CDS encoding pyruvate, water dikinase regulatory protein: MAEKTVYILSDGTGQSAINIVKACLIQFEDPEIKLSVYSKVDNEDKIVNILEKAGRNRAFVAFTIAKKSLRRLVHEVCHKREIIHHDILGPPVEKLSAFLDSEPIENPNLLRKVDSKYFKRIEAIEFSINHDDGKNLKNLEEADIIILGLSRTSKTPTSFFLAQQGYKVVNIPVIPEVGIPEEVYKADQNKIVCLMMEPDILQKIRIERLKHYRTMSKYTNINNILEEVEFMYALKDKHREWHIVDTTNKSVEETAREVLMKIYGREIQL; this comes from the coding sequence ATGGCTGAAAAAACAGTGTATATATTATCAGATGGAACCGGTCAAAGTGCCATAAATATTGTAAAAGCGTGCCTGATTCAGTTTGAGGATCCGGAGATTAAGCTTTCGGTGTATTCAAAGGTTGATAATGAGGACAAGATTGTGAATATTCTGGAAAAAGCTGGACGCAACAGGGCCTTTGTGGCTTTTACCATTGCCAAGAAATCGTTGAGAAGGCTGGTTCACGAGGTATGCCATAAAAGAGAAATAATTCACCATGATATTTTGGGGCCACCGGTGGAAAAACTGAGTGCTTTTTTGGACAGTGAACCGATTGAAAATCCCAATCTGCTGAGAAAGGTGGACAGTAAATATTTTAAACGTATAGAGGCCATAGAGTTTTCAATCAATCATGATGACGGCAAAAATCTTAAAAATCTTGAAGAAGCGGATATAATAATTTTAGGTCTTTCAAGGACATCAAAGACGCCGACTTCATTTTTTCTTGCTCAGCAGGGTTACAAGGTTGTGAATATACCAGTTATCCCTGAAGTGGGGATTCCGGAAGAAGTGTATAAGGCTGATCAGAATAAAATAGTCTGTCTCATGATGGAGCCTGATATACTGCAGAAAATTCGTATAGAGCGTTTGAAACATTACAGAACTATGAGCAAATATACAAATATTAACAATATCCTTGAAGAAGTGGAGTTTATGTATGCATTGAAAGATAAGCACAGAGAATGGCATATAGTTGATACGACAAATAAGTCTGTAGAAGAGACGGCAAGGGAAGTACTGATGAAAATTTACGGCAGAGAAATACAGCTGTGA
- a CDS encoding IS110 family transposase has product MRSFTMKSYEKVVGIDVSKETLSISLYDGKSHTGYETRNTVKSFFNDFVKKEKGIDFSKVLFMLENTGVYHLRLATHLSKECGYIVSVANPLVIKRYSQMNLKRAKTDKADARLIAEYGYINGDDWLFSPRDIDYYKIDMKLKAVEDFHKQINMLSNQIEAIEYLPFKDNSTLNAYKKLIENFKKEIKKIEKELDILLREKYVEEYKLLSSIPGVGLKLTGVILGKLNGFANFDRGKDVTSFVGICPSIYQSGTSVNGRGKT; this is encoded by the coding sequence ATGAGGAGCTTTACGATGAAGAGCTATGAAAAAGTAGTGGGAATTGATGTATCCAAGGAAACGTTGTCAATCAGCTTATATGACGGTAAGAGCCATACCGGTTATGAGACAAGAAACACGGTAAAATCATTTTTTAATGATTTTGTTAAGAAGGAGAAGGGAATAGATTTTTCCAAAGTTCTTTTTATGCTGGAAAATACGGGAGTATACCATTTAAGGTTAGCAACCCATTTGAGCAAGGAATGTGGTTATATTGTAAGTGTAGCGAATCCTCTTGTAATAAAGAGGTACTCACAGATGAATTTAAAACGTGCAAAGACAGACAAGGCCGATGCCCGTTTGATAGCGGAGTATGGTTATATTAACGGAGATGATTGGCTATTTTCTCCCCGGGATATAGACTATTATAAGATAGATATGAAACTTAAAGCGGTGGAAGATTTTCATAAGCAGATAAATATGTTGAGTAACCAGATTGAAGCGATTGAATATTTACCTTTCAAAGACAATAGCACACTAAATGCTTATAAAAAACTTATAGAGAATTTTAAGAAAGAGATAAAAAAGATAGAAAAAGAATTAGACATATTGCTGCGGGAGAAGTATGTCGAAGAGTATAAATTGCTTTCGAGTATTCCTGGAGTTGGGTTAAAGCTGACAGGAGTGATTTTGGGCAAATTAAACGGTTTTGCAAATTTTGATAGAGGTAAGGATGTAACGAGTTTTGTGGGTATATGTCCCAGTATTTACCAGTCAGGGACATCGGTCAATGGCAGAGGTAAAACTTGA
- a CDS encoding putative capsular polysaccharide synthesis family protein yields the protein MKNFKNNADKYKVYFRRFLARYFRSLVFLIYKIKFSFLSFNKPPIIILTPGKVGSSSIYFTLKNTINNPVFHIHNLSEEGIENSWQEHLNSDRKSVPLHLIISSLLRKKLDKYKGDIYLITVIREPVSREISSFFQNTDRFKNSIEYSDLKIDMNKTINLLHEIFQKNITKNLESWFDVELKKNFGFDVFEKKFDDDNGFDIFNKERFSLLLLKMETMDEVFPQAIKEFLNIRQNVNLEKSNLAEKKYYADSYSEAKEKFRIDSELLDEIIISNYFQHFYSGLEHNIKEKWGK from the coding sequence GTGAAAAATTTTAAAAATAATGCTGATAAATATAAAGTATATTTTCGAAGGTTTTTAGCTCGTTACTTTAGATCTTTAGTGTTTTTAATTTATAAAATAAAGTTTAGTTTTTTAAGTTTTAACAAACCGCCTATTATTATTCTTACTCCTGGAAAAGTAGGTTCTTCTAGTATTTATTTTACATTAAAAAACACTATAAATAACCCCGTTTTTCATATACACAATTTGTCTGAAGAAGGGATAGAAAATTCTTGGCAGGAACATTTAAATTCGGATCGCAAGTCTGTACCTTTACATTTGATAATCTCAAGCTTGCTCAGGAAAAAGCTGGACAAGTATAAAGGTGATATTTACCTTATTACAGTTATTCGTGAACCTGTTTCAAGAGAAATCTCCTCTTTTTTCCAAAACACTGATCGTTTTAAAAATTCGATAGAGTATTCTGATTTAAAAATAGATATGAATAAAACAATAAATCTTTTACATGAGATTTTTCAAAAAAATATTACTAAAAACTTAGAGAGTTGGTTTGATGTTGAGTTAAAAAAGAATTTTGGTTTTGATGTTTTTGAAAAGAAATTTGACGATGATAATGGGTTTGATATCTTTAATAAAGAGCGATTCAGCCTTCTATTGTTGAAGATGGAAACAATGGACGAGGTTTTCCCTCAAGCCATAAAAGAGTTTTTAAATATACGTCAAAATGTGAATTTAGAAAAAAGTAATTTAGCAGAAAAGAAATATTATGCTGATTCTTATAGTGAAGCAAAAGAGAAATTTAGAATTGATAGCGAGCTTTTGGATGAAATTATAATATCAAATTATTTTCAACACTTCTATTCAGGCTTAGAGCATAATATAAAAGAAAAATGGGGAAAATAA